One Streptomyces hundungensis DNA segment encodes these proteins:
- a CDS encoding chorismate mutase: protein MSTIDPSVQAELSRLRDSIDNIDAAVVHILAERFKCTQQVGHLKAEHQLPPADPSREAEQIARLRRLAESAKLDPAFAEKLLNFIIAEVIRHHETIAKSA from the coding sequence ATGAGCACGATCGACCCCTCCGTACAGGCAGAGCTGTCCCGGCTCCGCGACAGCATCGACAACATCGACGCCGCTGTCGTGCACATACTGGCGGAGCGCTTCAAATGCACCCAGCAGGTCGGCCACCTCAAGGCCGAACACCAGCTGCCCCCGGCCGACCCCTCGCGCGAAGCCGAACAGATCGCCCGGCTGCGCCGCCTCGCCGAGAGCGCCAAACTCGACCCGGCCTTCGCCGAGAAGCTCCTGAACTTCATCATCGCCGAGGTCATCAGGCACCACGAGACGATCGCCAAGTCCGCCTGA
- a CDS encoding pyridoxal phosphate-dependent decarboxylase family protein translates to MHSPPLAGGTAGPAALRPLLDVVLDALHDGAKTRGGPLPRGGPQAVAQRVRAAAPSILPAHGTGAEEALTTLVRTLAEGAADPAEPHCAAHLHTPPLAVATAADLAAAALNPSLDSWDQAPAASTLETLVTQTIAHEIWPHGDALVTTGGTESNQLALLLAREHHGPVQIVCGAHTHHSIHRAAWLLGLPRPVTVPAPTGTTDLTALDDTLTRLHPHPLLVVATAGTTDTGAIDPLPAIADLCATHHAALHVDAAYGGPLLFSDRHRPRLTGLERAHTVTLDLHKLGWQPVAAGLLAVADPHHLTPLTHTADYLNADDDTEAGLPDLLGRSLRTTRRPDALKIAVTLRALGRDGLAHLIDRVCASAHHLAQLIDEEPQLELYRHPDISTVLFRPRDADDDTVAHIRRTLLTHGTAVLGRARADGRLWLKATLLNPHLTPHDLHTLLATTLNARTPPPPTKGTPR, encoded by the coding sequence ATGCACAGCCCGCCCCTCGCCGGAGGCACCGCAGGACCCGCCGCCCTGCGCCCCCTGCTCGACGTCGTCCTCGACGCCCTCCACGACGGGGCGAAAACCCGCGGCGGCCCGCTGCCCCGAGGCGGCCCCCAAGCGGTCGCCCAGCGCGTACGCGCCGCCGCCCCCAGCATCCTCCCGGCCCACGGCACCGGCGCCGAAGAAGCCCTCACCACCCTCGTACGCACCCTCGCCGAAGGCGCCGCCGACCCCGCCGAACCCCACTGCGCCGCCCACCTCCACACCCCGCCCCTCGCCGTCGCCACCGCCGCCGACCTCGCCGCCGCCGCCCTCAACCCCTCCCTGGACTCCTGGGACCAGGCCCCCGCCGCCTCCACCCTCGAAACCCTCGTCACCCAGACCATCGCCCACGAGATCTGGCCCCACGGCGACGCCCTCGTCACCACCGGCGGCACCGAATCCAACCAGCTCGCCCTGCTCCTCGCCCGCGAACACCACGGCCCTGTCCAGATCGTGTGCGGCGCCCACACCCACCACTCCATCCACCGCGCCGCCTGGCTCCTCGGCCTGCCCCGACCCGTCACCGTCCCCGCCCCCACCGGCACCACCGACCTCACCGCCCTCGACGACACCCTCACCCGCCTCCACCCCCACCCCCTCCTCGTCGTCGCCACCGCCGGCACCACCGACACCGGCGCCATCGACCCCCTGCCCGCCATCGCCGACCTGTGCGCCACCCACCACGCCGCACTCCACGTCGACGCCGCCTACGGCGGACCCCTCCTGTTCAGCGACCGCCACCGCCCCCGCCTCACCGGCCTCGAACGCGCCCACACCGTCACCCTCGACCTGCACAAACTCGGCTGGCAACCAGTAGCCGCAGGCCTCCTCGCCGTCGCCGACCCCCACCACCTCACCCCCCTCACCCACACCGCCGACTACCTCAACGCCGACGACGACACCGAAGCGGGCCTCCCCGACCTCCTCGGCCGCTCCCTGCGCACCACCCGCCGCCCCGACGCCCTCAAAATCGCCGTCACCCTGCGCGCACTCGGCCGCGACGGGCTCGCCCACCTCATCGACCGCGTCTGCGCAAGCGCCCACCACCTCGCCCAACTCATCGACGAAGAACCCCAGTTGGAGCTCTACCGCCACCCCGACATCTCCACCGTCCTGTTCCGCCCCCGCGACGCCGACGACGACACCGTCGCCCACATCCGCCGCACCCTGCTCACCCACGGCACCGCCGTCCTCGGCCGCGCCCGCGCCGACGGCCGCCTCTGGCTCAAAGCCACCCTCCTCAACCCCCACCTCACCCCCCACGACCTCCACACCCTCCTCGCCACCACCCTCAACGCCCGCACCCCACCACCCCCCACGAAAGGCACCCCCCGATGA
- a CDS encoding lysine N(6)-hydroxylase/L-ornithine N(5)-oxygenase family protein, giving the protein MTPTTAEDQPHDLVGIGIGPFNLSLAALAHGVPGGLDTAFYEQRPAFHWHPGLLIEGATLQVPYLADLVTLADPTSPWTFLNYLKHRERLFPFYFAEKFHIQRTEYDAYCRWVSENLTDLHFSHQVDAVRWNPERALFEIDFTQLDLHGEAEALGRSYTRHLTIGVGTEPHIPEPLHPLADAPAVPVIHSADYLDHRPRLLSAGHITVIGSGQSGAEVFLDLLRNRPAGAEKITWLTRTEAFAPMEYSKLGLEHFTPDYTRYFHALTEPVRDQLLPRQWQLHKGIDADTIAAIHDELYRRTQHGGWPDVTMTPGVRVRTAGRVATTKVELHLEHIQQGVRERLTTDAVVLATGYRERPLGRMLAGLDPYMRYDSAQRPRIDRDFRLVLDASVTGHVYVQNAEQHTHGVGAPDLGLAAWRSATILNSLTGKEPYPQPTRTAFTTFGLDRKNQAHPVRQPEGLVPLVEQP; this is encoded by the coding sequence ATGACCCCCACCACCGCCGAAGACCAACCCCACGACCTCGTCGGCATCGGCATCGGCCCCTTCAACCTCTCCCTCGCCGCCCTCGCCCACGGCGTACCCGGCGGACTCGACACCGCCTTCTACGAACAACGCCCCGCCTTCCACTGGCACCCCGGCCTCCTCATCGAAGGCGCCACCCTCCAAGTCCCCTACCTCGCCGACCTCGTCACCCTCGCCGACCCCACCAGCCCCTGGACCTTCCTCAACTACCTCAAGCACCGCGAACGGCTCTTCCCGTTCTACTTCGCCGAAAAATTCCACATCCAGCGCACCGAATACGACGCCTACTGCCGCTGGGTCAGCGAAAACCTCACCGACCTCCACTTCTCCCACCAGGTCGACGCCGTCCGCTGGAACCCCGAACGCGCCCTGTTCGAGATCGACTTCACCCAACTCGACCTCCACGGCGAAGCCGAAGCACTCGGCCGCTCCTACACCCGCCACCTCACCATCGGCGTCGGCACCGAGCCCCACATCCCCGAACCCCTCCACCCCCTCGCCGACGCCCCCGCCGTCCCCGTCATCCACTCCGCCGACTACCTCGACCACCGCCCCCGCCTGCTGAGCGCCGGCCACATCACCGTCATCGGCTCGGGCCAGTCAGGCGCCGAAGTCTTCCTCGACCTCCTGCGCAACCGCCCCGCAGGCGCCGAGAAGATCACCTGGCTCACCCGCACCGAAGCGTTCGCGCCCATGGAGTACTCCAAACTCGGCCTCGAACACTTCACCCCCGACTACACCCGCTACTTCCACGCCCTCACCGAGCCCGTACGCGACCAACTCCTGCCCCGCCAATGGCAACTCCACAAGGGCATCGACGCCGACACCATCGCCGCCATCCACGACGAGCTCTACCGCCGCACCCAGCACGGCGGCTGGCCCGACGTCACCATGACCCCCGGCGTCCGCGTCCGCACCGCCGGCCGCGTCGCCACCACCAAAGTCGAACTCCACCTCGAACACATCCAACAAGGCGTACGCGAACGCCTCACCACCGACGCCGTCGTCCTCGCCACCGGCTACCGCGAACGCCCCCTCGGCCGCATGCTCGCCGGCCTCGACCCCTACATGCGCTACGACAGCGCCCAACGCCCCCGCATCGACCGCGACTTCAGGCTCGTCCTCGACGCCTCCGTCACCGGCCACGTCTACGTACAGAACGCCGAACAACACACCCACGGCGTCGGCGCCCCCGACCTCGGCCTCGCCGCCTGGCGCAGCGCCACCATCCTCAACTCCCTCACCGGCAAAGAGCCCTACCCCCAGCCCACTCGCACCGCCTTCACCACCTTCGGCCTGGACAGAAAAAACCAGGCCCACCCGGTCCGACAACCGGAGGGCCTGGTACCACTCGTCGAACAACCATGA
- a CDS encoding glycoside hydrolase family 35 protein, with protein sequence MGEFTVGDEDFLLDGRPVRLLSGALHYFRVHESQWGHRLAMLRAMGLNCVETYVPWNLHEPRPGGYEDVGALGRFLDAARAAGLWAIVRPGPYICAEWENGGLPHWLTGPLGRRARTCDAEYLEHVDRWFRVLLPQVAERGIDRGGPVVMVQVENEYGSYGTDRSYLEHLAGLVRSCGITVPLFTSDGPEDHMLSGGSLPGVLATANFGSGAREAFEVLRRHQPSGPLMCMEFWCGWFDHWGTDHVARDAGDAAATLEEILACGASVNIYMAHGGTNFAGWSGANRAGELHVGALEPTVTSYDYDAPIDEAGRPTEKFWRFREVLAKYQEGRPLPELPPEPVELTGLYVASGGGGVGDGPAGACGVVMDGWAGLGEVLDVLGGAERESPMPPTFEELDVDRGLVRYRLDVPAPRQPYPLGVLGLRDVATVYVDGVRAGVLDTEDAALPDPVPGGVVVELWVESLGRVNYGPRGGESKGITGGVLHERQYLHGVRARGLRLDAFASPEAVGRVPFGPAGVAGAVGLHRGCVELPAGVPGADAYAWLQLPGWGRGFVWVNGFCLGRYWGVGPRRGLYVPGAVLRGGGNEVWVLELTGPA encoded by the coding sequence GTGGGCGAGTTCACCGTGGGGGACGAGGACTTTCTGCTCGACGGGCGCCCGGTGCGTCTGCTGTCGGGCGCGCTGCACTACTTCCGGGTGCATGAGTCGCAGTGGGGGCACCGGCTCGCGATGCTGCGGGCGATGGGTCTGAACTGCGTCGAGACGTATGTGCCGTGGAACCTGCACGAGCCGCGTCCGGGCGGGTACGAGGACGTCGGGGCGCTGGGGCGGTTCCTGGACGCGGCGCGGGCGGCCGGGCTGTGGGCGATCGTGCGGCCGGGGCCCTACATCTGCGCCGAGTGGGAGAACGGGGGCCTGCCGCACTGGCTGACCGGTCCGCTGGGGCGGCGGGCGCGTACCTGTGACGCGGAGTACCTGGAGCACGTGGACCGCTGGTTCCGGGTGCTGCTCCCCCAGGTCGCCGAGCGGGGGATCGACCGGGGTGGTCCGGTGGTGATGGTGCAGGTGGAGAACGAGTACGGCAGTTACGGCACCGACCGGAGCTATCTGGAGCACCTGGCGGGGCTGGTGCGATCGTGCGGCATCACGGTGCCGCTGTTCACCTCGGACGGGCCCGAGGACCACATGCTGAGCGGGGGTTCACTGCCGGGTGTCCTCGCCACGGCGAACTTCGGCAGCGGGGCGCGCGAGGCCTTCGAGGTGCTGCGCCGCCACCAGCCGTCGGGGCCGCTGATGTGCATGGAGTTCTGGTGCGGGTGGTTCGACCACTGGGGTACGGACCATGTGGCGCGGGACGCGGGCGACGCGGCGGCGACGCTGGAGGAGATCCTGGCGTGCGGGGCGTCGGTGAACATCTACATGGCGCACGGCGGCACCAACTTCGCGGGCTGGTCGGGCGCGAACCGGGCCGGTGAGCTGCATGTGGGGGCGCTGGAGCCGACGGTCACGTCGTACGACTACGACGCGCCGATCGACGAGGCGGGGCGGCCGACGGAGAAGTTCTGGCGGTTCCGGGAGGTGCTGGCGAAGTACCAGGAGGGGCGCCCGCTGCCCGAACTCCCGCCGGAGCCGGTGGAGTTGACGGGTCTGTACGTGGCCTCCGGGGGCGGGGGCGTCGGCGACGGGCCTGCGGGGGCGTGCGGGGTCGTCATGGACGGCTGGGCGGGGCTGGGTGAGGTGCTGGACGTGCTGGGGGGTGCGGAGCGGGAGTCGCCGATGCCGCCGACGTTCGAGGAGCTGGACGTCGACCGGGGCCTGGTCCGCTATCGGCTCGACGTGCCCGCGCCCCGGCAGCCGTACCCGCTCGGGGTGCTCGGGCTGCGGGACGTGGCGACGGTGTACGTCGACGGCGTACGCGCCGGGGTGCTGGACACCGAGGATGCCGCGTTGCCCGATCCCGTGCCGGGGGGTGTGGTGGTCGAGCTGTGGGTGGAGTCGCTCGGGCGGGTCAACTACGGGCCGCGCGGCGGGGAGTCGAAGGGGATCACGGGTGGGGTGCTGCACGAGCGGCAGTATCTGCACGGGGTGCGGGCGCGGGGGCTGCGGCTGGATGCCTTCGCCTCCCCGGAGGCGGTGGGGCGGGTTCCGTTCGGGCCGGCGGGGGTGGCGGGGGCGGTGGGGCTGCACCGGGGGTGCGTGGAGCTGCCGGCGGGGGTGCCCGGGGCCGACGCCTACGCCTGGCTTCAACTGCCGGGGTGGGGGCGGGGGTTCGTGTGGGTGAACGGGTTCTGTCTGGGGCGGTATTGGGGGGTTGGGCCGCGGCGGGGGTTGTATGTGCCGGGGGCGGTGTTGCGGGGTGGGGGCAACGAGGTGTGGGTCCTCGAACTAACGGGCCCGGCCTGA
- a CDS encoding helix-turn-helix domain-containing protein yields MYHTWMRYFTPSPAHHRLGLVCLGVGLQHGTLPTVGPRTLDHYVAVVIGAGSGWFRGADGHDVPVTAPALIWLTPGVPHHYGPDPATGWDESFVDFAGPAAATYTELGYIEPDRPVVPLSDTVGARAAVGRIARAARRGNPLLEVETAAAVHELLVALRRARADVAPDGDPVLDALARDAFEPLSVAEHAARHGMTPAELRTAVRRGAGCSPKDYLLGIRLGRAKELLAATELPVAAVARRVGYDDPAYFSRLFTRRVGIAPIRFREQQARTVPGGWSDRIPDPEHPPMIAGPAT; encoded by the coding sequence ATGTATCACACCTGGATGCGGTATTTCACCCCCAGCCCCGCCCACCACCGGCTCGGCCTGGTCTGTCTCGGTGTGGGACTCCAGCACGGCACCCTGCCCACCGTGGGCCCCCGCACCCTCGACCACTACGTCGCCGTCGTCATCGGCGCCGGCTCCGGCTGGTTCCGCGGCGCCGACGGCCACGACGTCCCCGTCACCGCGCCCGCCCTGATCTGGCTCACCCCCGGCGTCCCCCACCACTACGGGCCCGACCCCGCCACCGGCTGGGACGAGTCGTTCGTCGACTTCGCCGGGCCCGCCGCCGCCACGTACACCGAACTCGGCTACATCGAACCCGACCGTCCCGTGGTGCCGCTCAGCGACACCGTCGGCGCCCGCGCCGCCGTCGGCCGCATCGCCAGGGCCGCCCGCCGCGGCAACCCGCTCCTGGAGGTCGAGACCGCCGCCGCCGTCCACGAACTGCTCGTCGCGCTGCGCCGCGCCCGCGCCGACGTCGCCCCCGACGGGGACCCCGTCCTCGACGCCCTGGCCCGCGACGCCTTCGAGCCCTTGTCGGTGGCCGAACACGCCGCCCGGCACGGCATGACCCCCGCCGAACTGCGCACCGCGGTGCGCCGGGGCGCCGGATGCAGCCCCAAGGACTACCTCCTCGGCATCCGCCTGGGCCGCGCCAAGGAACTCCTCGCCGCCACCGAACTGCCGGTCGCCGCCGTCGCCCGCCGCGTCGGCTACGACGACCCCGCCTACTTCTCCCGCCTGTTCACCCGCCGGGTCGGCATCGCGCCCATACGCTTCCGCGAGCAGCAGGCCCGTACCGTGCCCGGCGGCTGGAGCGACCGGATCCCGGATCCTGAACACCCCCCGATGATCGCCGGCCCCGCCACGTAA
- the pepN gene encoding aminopeptidase N: MSVLTRDEAQTRARLLDVQRYAIDLDLTTGESTFTSRTAIHFTARTAGDTFVEVKPAALRSATLDGAPLDPETLTGNRLPLRLAAGPHELHIDAIMDYSRTGEGLHRFTDPADGETYTYTQLFMEDVQRVFAAFDQPDLKAAFDLTVTAPNGWTVLANGITAQQDDGRWKAATTPLISTYLVALAAGPWHSITTEHAGLPFGLHCRRSLAPHLDADADELFDITRQCYDRYHEKFDEPYPFDSYDQAFVPEFNAGAMENPGLVTFRDEFVYRSAVTDTERQTRAMVIAHEMAHMWFGDLVTLQWWDDIWLNESFAEYMGYQTLNEVALEGPGGRPPGWRGTNTWVQFGIARKSWGYDADQRPSTHPVAPAPDDVPDTASALLNFDGISYAKGASALRQLVAWLGEKDFLAGINTHFTRHKFANATLADLIDSLDAATDRDVHTWARQWLTTTGADTLTPTVREADGAWHLTVTQHGDRPHHLTVGAYDHDPHDTTALVRREHFALDVPQGDTATARPGRRPALIVLNDQDLTYAKVRLDDTSAETTLRRLSGVPDALTRAVLWNTLRDLVRDGELAPTTYLETARTHLGHEADLAIVQGVLAFAATHIADRYLTGDQRPAALTLLTDLTRDLIRRTEDGTNPGLRLTAVRHFIDAAAQPDTLRGWLEEGHVPGGPALDPELRWRVLTRLAVLGATTEAEIADHLAADPSATGEEGAARCRAALPTPTAKEAAWSAMFQSDTLSNYLFTATAQGFWQPEQSDLLQPYVARYYQDAGPLADRRGPAIAEAVGRYAFPTPVDADALRLGETFLARTDLLPALRRKLIDQVDDLRRALNVRG, translated from the coding sequence ATGTCCGTACTGACGCGCGACGAAGCGCAGACCCGAGCCCGACTCCTCGACGTACAGCGGTACGCCATCGACCTCGACCTCACCACCGGCGAGTCCACCTTCACCTCCCGTACCGCCATCCACTTCACCGCACGCACCGCCGGGGACACCTTCGTCGAGGTCAAACCCGCGGCCCTGCGCTCGGCCACCCTCGACGGCGCACCCCTGGACCCCGAGACGCTCACCGGCAACCGGCTCCCGCTGCGCCTGGCCGCCGGCCCCCACGAACTGCACATCGACGCCATCATGGACTACTCCCGCACCGGCGAAGGACTCCACCGCTTCACCGACCCCGCCGACGGCGAGACGTACACCTACACCCAGCTCTTCATGGAAGACGTCCAGCGCGTCTTCGCCGCCTTCGACCAGCCCGACCTCAAAGCGGCCTTCGACCTCACCGTCACCGCCCCGAACGGCTGGACGGTCCTCGCCAACGGCATCACCGCACAGCAGGACGACGGCCGCTGGAAAGCCGCCACCACCCCCCTCATCTCCACCTACCTCGTAGCGCTCGCCGCGGGCCCCTGGCACTCCATCACCACCGAACACGCCGGCCTCCCCTTCGGCCTGCACTGCCGGCGCTCACTCGCGCCCCACCTCGACGCCGACGCCGACGAACTCTTCGACATCACCCGGCAGTGCTACGACCGCTACCACGAGAAGTTCGACGAGCCCTACCCCTTCGACTCCTACGACCAGGCCTTCGTCCCCGAATTCAACGCCGGCGCCATGGAGAACCCCGGACTCGTCACCTTCCGCGACGAGTTTGTCTACCGCTCCGCCGTCACCGACACCGAACGCCAGACCCGCGCCATGGTCATCGCCCACGAAATGGCCCACATGTGGTTCGGCGACCTCGTCACCCTCCAGTGGTGGGACGACATCTGGCTGAACGAGTCCTTCGCCGAATACATGGGCTACCAGACCCTCAACGAAGTCGCCCTCGAAGGGCCCGGAGGGCGACCCCCCGGCTGGAGGGGCACCAACACCTGGGTCCAGTTCGGCATCGCCCGCAAGTCCTGGGGCTACGACGCCGACCAGCGCCCCTCCACCCACCCCGTAGCGCCCGCCCCCGACGACGTCCCCGACACCGCGTCCGCCCTGCTCAACTTCGACGGCATCTCCTACGCCAAGGGCGCCTCGGCGCTGCGCCAACTCGTCGCCTGGCTCGGCGAGAAGGACTTCCTCGCCGGCATCAACACCCACTTCACCCGGCACAAGTTCGCCAACGCCACCCTCGCCGACCTCATCGACTCCCTCGACGCCGCCACCGACCGCGACGTCCACACCTGGGCCCGGCAATGGCTCACCACCACCGGAGCCGACACCCTCACCCCCACCGTCCGCGAAGCCGACGGAGCCTGGCACCTCACCGTCACCCAGCACGGCGACCGCCCCCACCACCTCACCGTCGGCGCCTACGACCACGACCCCCACGACACCACCGCCCTGGTGCGGCGCGAACACTTCGCCCTCGACGTACCCCAGGGCGACACCGCGACCGCACGCCCCGGCCGGCGCCCCGCCCTGATCGTCCTCAACGACCAGGACCTCACCTACGCCAAGGTCCGCCTCGACGACACCTCCGCCGAAACCACCCTGCGCCGCCTGTCCGGCGTCCCCGACGCCCTCACCCGCGCCGTCCTGTGGAACACCCTGCGCGACCTGGTCCGCGACGGCGAACTCGCCCCCACCACCTACCTGGAGACCGCCCGCACCCACCTCGGCCACGAAGCCGACCTCGCCATCGTCCAAGGCGTCCTCGCCTTCGCCGCCACCCACATCGCCGACCGCTACCTCACCGGCGACCAGCGCCCCGCCGCCCTCACCCTGCTCACCGACCTCACCCGCGACCTCATCCGCCGCACCGAGGACGGCACCAACCCCGGCCTGCGCCTCACCGCCGTACGCCACTTCATCGACGCCGCCGCCCAACCCGACACCCTGCGCGGCTGGCTGGAGGAAGGCCACGTCCCCGGCGGCCCCGCACTCGACCCCGAACTGCGCTGGCGCGTCCTGACCCGCCTCGCCGTCCTCGGCGCCACCACCGAGGCCGAGATCGCCGACCACCTCGCCGCCGACCCCAGCGCCACCGGCGAAGAAGGCGCCGCCCGCTGCCGCGCCGCCCTGCCCACCCCCACCGCCAAGGAAGCCGCCTGGAGCGCCATGTTCCAGAGCGACACCCTGTCCAACTACCTGTTCACGGCCACCGCCCAAGGCTTCTGGCAGCCCGAACAGAGCGACCTCCTCCAGCCGTACGTCGCCCGCTACTACCAGGACGCCGGCCCCCTCGCCGACCGCCGCGGCCCCGCCATCGCCGAAGCCGTCGGCCGCTACGCCTTCCCGACCCCCGTCGACGCCGACGCACTCCGCCTCGGCGAGACGTTCCTCGCCCGGACCGACCTGCTGCCCGCGCTGCGCCGCAAACTCATCGACCAGGTCGACGACCTGCGCAGGGCCCTGAACGTACGCGGCTGA